In a genomic window of Gossypium arboreum isolate Shixiya-1 chromosome 7, ASM2569848v2, whole genome shotgun sequence:
- the LOC108483112 gene encoding uncharacterized protein LOC108483112: MEIPNKKQRIQLITTSHLVKLLTKIFLPFSLLSVILSYPFMCNFQALAYGLQLLGSSAGKNYMFLLCNGLLVFIATSSGLIGSSCVETDVKAEKAVKISKLEVEPSEPKGSNLNPNVVAEFGQREEDVPLVVENEGEEDRSMEEDEDEELGWMSNEELNKKCEDFIRKMKEGIQFEARQVIMAQ, translated from the coding sequence ATGGAGATTCCAAACAAAAAACAGAGAATTCAATTGATCACCACCTCTCATTTGGTGAAGCTACTCACCAAGATTTTTCTCCCATTTTCACTTCTTTCTGTTATATTATCCTACCCTTTTATGTGTAACTTCCAAGCTTTGGCATATGGTTTACAACTCCTTGGTTCCAGTGCAGGCAAGAATTACATGTTTCTGCTCTGCAATGGGCTGCTTGTTTTCATTGCCACCAGCTCGGGTTTGATCGGTAGTAGTTGTGTAGAGACTGATGTTAAAGCTGAAAAGGCTGTGAAGATCAGTAAATTAGAGGTTGAACCATCAGAACCAAAAGGGTCCAATTTAAATCCCAACGTTGTTGCAGAATTTGGTCAAAGAGAAGAAGATGTGCCCTTGGTTGTAGAAAATGAAGGTGAAGAAGACAGATCAATGGAGGAGGATGAAGATGAAGAACTTGGGTGGATGAGTAATGAAGAGCTAAACAAGAAATGTGAAGATTTTATTAGAAAGATGAAAGAAGGGATTCAATTTGAAGCTCGCCAAGTGATTATGGCTCAATAG
- the LOC108483658 gene encoding uncharacterized protein LOC108483658: MEILNKKQRIQLITTSHLVKLLTKILLPFSLLSVILSYPFLCNFQALAYGLQLFSFSVGKNYMFLLCNGLLVFIATSSGLIGSSCEETGIKAEKAVKISKGGSQTELEVESSEPKEKVVTEYDQKEEEAALVVELEDEGEEGRSDEVVSAEEDEDELGWMSNEELNKKCEDFIRKMKNEIHSEARQLITI; this comes from the coding sequence ATGGAGATTCTAAACAAAAAACAGAGAATTCAATTGATCACCACCTCTCATTTGGTGAAGCTACTCACCAAGATTTTGCTCCCATTTTCACTTCTTTCTGTTATATTATCCTACCCTTTTCTGTGCAACTTCCAAGCTTTGGCATATGGTTTACAACTCTTTAGTTTCAGTGTAGGCAAGAATTACATGTTTCTGCTCTGCAATGGGTTGCTTGTTTTCATTGCCACCAGCTCGGGTTTGATCGGTAGTAGTTGTGAAGAGACTGGTATTAAAGCTGAAAAGGCTGTGAAGATCAGTAAGGGAGGTAGTCAAACAGAATTAGAGGTGGAATCATCAGAGCCAAAAGAGAAAGTTGTTACAGAATATGATCAAAAAGAAGAAGAGGCGGCCTTGGTTGTGGAACTAGAAGATGAAGGCGAAGAAGGCAGATCAGATGAGGTTGTTTCAGCCGAGGAGGATGAAGATGAACTTGGATGGATGAGTAATGAAGAGTTAAACAAGAAATGTGAAGATTTCATTAGAAAGATGAAAAATGAGATTCACTCTGAAGCTCGCCAACTAATTACAATTTGA